The Streptomyces sp. NBC_01689 genome includes a window with the following:
- the yicI gene encoding alpha-xylosidase, protein MKFTDGYWLLREGVTAAHPVEVLDVSVSDGTLEIHAPTQPIRHRGDLLKGPVVTISAHAPMPDVIGVTFTHFQGEEPRGPRFELHRGASSPVVEHDDEHATLTSGALSVRVSRTTPWHVDFLADGRVLTTSGPKGMGIMRDASGAHYLREQLDLGVGTQVYGLGERFGPLVKNGQVVDMWNADGGTATEQAYKNVPFYLTDAGYGVFVDHPGRVSFEVGSEAVSRVQFSAETQQLTYYVIYGPTPKDILRTYTRLTGRPALPPAWSFGLWLSTSFTTSYDEATVTSFIDGMRERELPLSVFHFDCFWMREFNWCDFEWDPRVFPDPAAMLTRLKDKGLHICVWINPYIAQRSPLFAEGKALGHLLRRPDGSVWQWDLWQPGMALVDFTSPAARDWYAAKLEALLDQGVDCFKTDFGERVPVDVAYADGADPERMHNYYTYLYNRTVFEVLRKHRGEAEAVVFARSATAGSQQFPVHWGGDCEATYASMAESLRGGLSLGMSGFGFWSHDIGGFEGTPPAALFKRWIAFGLLSSHSRLHGSSSYRVPWLFDEEAVDVLRLFTRLKLGLMPYLYEAARTAHAEGVPMMRAMVLEFPDDPACAHLERQYMLGSDLLVAPVFSDEGDVSYYVPDGTWTHLLSGRTVTGPRWVRERHDFLSVPLLVRPGAVIPVGAVDDRPDYVHADGVTLHAYGLEPGARVTVRVGGVTFTVVRAGNTLRASSSDPAAPWGLASGGREARAEAGTDFLTLDLEPGREPTPDPVPASAPRPVPGTDRGSKPGPVTG, encoded by the coding sequence GTGAAGTTCACCGACGGCTACTGGCTGCTGCGCGAAGGCGTCACCGCGGCCCATCCGGTCGAGGTCCTCGATGTGAGCGTGTCCGACGGGACCCTGGAGATCCACGCGCCGACCCAGCCCATCCGTCACCGCGGCGACCTGCTGAAGGGACCGGTCGTGACGATCAGTGCGCACGCGCCGATGCCGGACGTCATCGGCGTGACGTTCACGCACTTCCAGGGCGAGGAACCGCGCGGCCCCCGCTTCGAACTCCACCGCGGCGCGTCCTCCCCCGTCGTGGAACACGACGACGAGCACGCGACGCTCACCTCGGGCGCCCTGTCCGTCCGGGTGTCCCGCACCACCCCGTGGCACGTCGACTTCCTCGCCGACGGCCGCGTCCTGACGACCAGCGGGCCCAAGGGCATGGGCATCATGCGGGACGCGTCCGGCGCCCACTATCTGCGTGAGCAGCTCGACCTGGGGGTCGGCACCCAGGTGTACGGCCTCGGCGAGCGCTTCGGCCCGCTCGTCAAGAACGGCCAGGTCGTGGACATGTGGAACGCCGACGGCGGCACCGCCACCGAACAGGCCTACAAGAACGTGCCGTTCTACCTGACGGACGCGGGATACGGCGTCTTCGTCGACCACCCCGGCCGGGTCTCCTTCGAGGTCGGCTCGGAGGCGGTGTCGCGGGTCCAGTTCAGCGCCGAGACCCAGCAGCTGACGTACTACGTGATCTACGGGCCGACCCCGAAGGACATCCTCCGCACCTACACGCGGCTCACCGGCCGCCCGGCTCTCCCGCCCGCCTGGTCCTTCGGCCTGTGGCTGTCGACGTCCTTCACCACCTCCTACGACGAGGCCACCGTCACCTCCTTCATCGACGGCATGCGGGAGCGCGAACTCCCGCTCTCCGTCTTCCACTTCGACTGCTTCTGGATGCGCGAGTTCAACTGGTGCGACTTCGAGTGGGATCCGCGGGTGTTCCCCGACCCGGCGGCCATGCTGACCCGGCTGAAGGACAAGGGCCTGCACATCTGCGTGTGGATCAACCCGTACATCGCGCAGCGCTCCCCGCTCTTCGCGGAGGGCAAGGCCCTCGGCCATCTGCTCAGGAGGCCCGACGGCAGTGTGTGGCAGTGGGACCTGTGGCAGCCGGGCATGGCGCTGGTCGACTTCACCAGTCCCGCCGCCCGCGACTGGTACGCCGCCAAACTGGAGGCGCTGCTCGACCAGGGCGTCGACTGCTTCAAGACCGACTTCGGCGAGCGGGTCCCGGTCGACGTGGCGTACGCCGACGGAGCCGACCCGGAGCGCATGCACAACTACTACACCTACCTCTACAACCGCACCGTCTTCGAGGTGCTGCGCAAGCACCGGGGCGAGGCGGAGGCGGTCGTCTTCGCCCGCTCCGCGACGGCCGGCAGCCAGCAGTTCCCGGTGCACTGGGGCGGCGACTGCGAGGCGACGTACGCGTCGATGGCCGAGTCGCTGCGCGGCGGCCTGAGCCTCGGCATGTCGGGCTTCGGGTTCTGGAGCCACGACATCGGCGGCTTCGAGGGGACACCGCCGGCGGCCCTCTTCAAACGGTGGATCGCCTTCGGTCTGCTCTCCTCCCACAGCCGGCTGCACGGCTCCTCCTCGTACCGGGTGCCGTGGCTGTTCGACGAGGAGGCCGTGGACGTGCTGCGGCTGTTCACCCGGCTGAAGCTCGGCCTCATGCCCTATCTGTACGAGGCCGCCCGCACCGCGCACGCCGAGGGAGTGCCGATGATGCGGGCGATGGTGCTGGAGTTCCCGGACGACCCGGCGTGCGCGCACCTGGAGCGGCAGTACATGCTCGGCTCCGACCTGCTGGTCGCGCCCGTCTTCAGCGACGAGGGGGACGTCTCGTACTACGTGCCGGACGGCACCTGGACCCACCTCCTCTCGGGACGGACGGTGACCGGTCCGCGCTGGGTGCGCGAGCGCCACGACTTCCTGAGCGTGCCGCTGCTGGTACGGCCGGGTGCGGTGATCCCGGTGGGCGCGGTGGACGACCGGCCCGACTACGTCCACGCTGACGGGGTCACCCTGCACGCGTACGGTCTGGAACCCGGCGCGCGGGTGACGGTGCGGGTGGGCGGGGTGACGTTCACCGTCGTCCGTGCGGGGAACACCCTGCGGGCCTCGTCGAGCGACCCCGCCGCTCCGTGGGGGCTTGCGTCCGGCGGGCGCGAGGCACGGGCGGAGGCGGGGACGGACTTCCTCACCCTGGACCTGGAACCCGGACGGGAGCCGACACCGGATCCGGTGCCGGCCTCCGCTCCGCGGCCGGTGCCGGGCACGGACCGGGGGTCCAAGCCGGGTCCGGTGACCGGGTGA
- a CDS encoding carbohydrate ABC transporter permease, translated as MTAVRRYPVLAALVVAALFMVLPFGIVAVNAVKSPAEYSSNGPLSLPHGLYLDGLKDFWQRVDYGQKLANSVLISGSVAIGAAVLSVLNAYAIGIGRVRGRAWILAFFVLANMLPQEALVYPVYYLSKQTGLYDTRLSVIIVFTVVQAAFGTYLLSSVLGQFPREIIEAARIDGANKWQVLWRIVVPVSRPTIGVLLVFFFIWTWNEFLLPLVMLISNDNQTVSVALGVLQGQRLMDATMTNAAALLGVLPAIVFFLVFQRTLTRGIAVGAVK; from the coding sequence ATGACCGCCGTACGCCGTTATCCCGTCCTCGCGGCCCTGGTCGTCGCGGCCCTCTTCATGGTGCTGCCGTTCGGCATCGTCGCGGTCAACGCGGTCAAGTCCCCCGCCGAGTACTCGTCGAACGGCCCCCTCAGCCTGCCCCACGGCCTCTATCTCGACGGCCTCAAGGACTTCTGGCAACGCGTCGACTACGGCCAGAAGCTGGCCAACTCGGTCCTGATCTCCGGCTCGGTGGCGATCGGCGCCGCCGTGCTGTCCGTCCTGAACGCGTACGCGATCGGCATCGGCCGCGTCAGGGGCCGCGCCTGGATCCTCGCCTTCTTCGTGCTGGCGAACATGCTGCCGCAGGAGGCGCTGGTCTACCCGGTCTACTACCTGAGCAAGCAGACGGGGCTGTACGACACCCGGCTCAGCGTCATCATCGTGTTCACCGTCGTCCAGGCGGCCTTCGGCACCTATCTCCTCTCCTCCGTCCTCGGGCAGTTCCCGCGCGAGATCATCGAGGCCGCCCGGATCGACGGGGCGAACAAGTGGCAGGTGCTGTGGCGGATCGTGGTCCCGGTCAGCCGCCCCACCATCGGCGTCCTCCTGGTCTTCTTCTTCATCTGGACCTGGAACGAGTTCCTGCTGCCGCTGGTCATGCTGATCTCCAACGACAACCAGACGGTGTCGGTGGCGCTCGGCGTGCTCCAGGGCCAGCGCCTGATGGACGCGACCATGACCAACGCGGCGGCCCTCCTCGGCGTGCTCCCCGCGATCGTCTTCTTCCTCGTCTTCCAGCGGACGCTGACCCGCGGCATCGCCGTGGGCGCGGTCAAGTAA
- the ftsX gene encoding permease-like cell division protein FtsX: MRAQFVLSEIGVGLRRNLTMTFAVVVSVALSLALFGGSLLMSDQVSTMKGYWYDKVNVSVFLCNKSDAESDPHCAKGAVTAEQKKQIESDLGKMTVVQKVTHESADEAYKHYKEQFGDSPLASSLTPDQMQESYRIKLKDPEKYQVIATAFDGRDGVQSVQDQKGILDNLFGLLNGMNWAARAVMAMMLVVALMLIVNTVRVSAFSRRRETGIMRLVGASGFYIQAPFIMEAAVAGLIGGGVACGFLVVARYFIIDHGLALSEKLNLINFIGWDAVLTKLPLILATSLLMPALAAFFALRKYLKV, from the coding sequence ATGCGCGCCCAGTTCGTTCTGTCGGAGATCGGTGTCGGTCTCCGTCGCAATCTGACGATGACCTTCGCGGTCGTCGTCTCGGTCGCCCTCTCCCTCGCCCTGTTCGGCGGCTCGCTCCTGATGAGCGACCAGGTGAGCACCATGAAGGGCTACTGGTACGACAAGGTCAACGTCTCGGTGTTCCTCTGCAACAAGAGCGACGCGGAGTCCGACCCCCACTGCGCCAAGGGGGCCGTGACCGCCGAGCAGAAGAAGCAGATCGAGAGCGACCTCGGCAAGATGACCGTGGTCCAGAAGGTGACGCACGAGTCCGCGGACGAGGCGTACAAGCACTACAAGGAGCAGTTCGGCGACTCCCCGCTGGCCAGCTCCCTGACGCCGGACCAGATGCAGGAGTCGTACCGCATCAAGCTGAAGGACCCGGAGAAGTACCAGGTCATCGCGACCGCCTTCGACGGCCGTGACGGCGTGCAGTCCGTGCAGGACCAGAAGGGCATCCTGGACAACCTCTTCGGGCTCCTCAACGGCATGAACTGGGCCGCGCGCGCGGTGATGGCGATGATGCTCGTCGTCGCCCTGATGCTGATCGTCAACACGGTGCGCGTCTCGGCGTTCAGCCGGCGCCGGGAGACCGGGATCATGCGCCTGGTCGGCGCCTCCGGGTTCTACATCCAGGCGCCGTTCATCATGGAGGCCGCGGTCGCCGGACTGATCGGCGGCGGTGTCGCCTGCGGATTCCTGGTGGTCGCGCGGTACTTCATCATCGATCACGGTCTGGCGCTGTCCGAGAAGCTGAATCTGATCAACTTCATCGGCTGGGACGCCGTGCTCACCAAGCTGCCGCTCATCCTCGCGACGAGCCTGCTGATGCCCGCGCTGGCCGCGTTCTTCGCGTTGCGCAAGTACCTGAAGGTGTGA
- a CDS encoding S41 family peptidase, giving the protein MSGRDLFCQPRRIGRGAALTLVFASVLVAGAATGSFGDPDRKSPLPSPRSTPAAHHKDVAAAAAEAMADGKSPMEAAERAVSRSGDRWGAVYSQGDYEEFEEALDGQYTGVGLWARRERDGRIEVTRVQSASPAAAAGIREGDRLRSVDGEDVDGRPVTEVVSLLRGDADDAAAGTEVRLGLERGTRAWSQTLRRARLSTDSVTVHKLPGGVTLIKVAAFTKGAGDAVRAAVERTPRRAGIVLDLRGNSGGLVNEAVTTASAFLDGGLVATYDVNGDQRALHAAPGGDTTRPLVALVDGGTMSAAELLTGALQDRGRAVVVGTRTFGKGSVQMPRALPGGSVAELTVGHYRTPSGHGVDGRGITPDLEADTSAVQRAETVLSGLGDPS; this is encoded by the coding sequence ATGTCAGGTCGTGACCTGTTCTGCCAGCCCCGCCGCATCGGCCGCGGGGCCGCCCTGACATTGGTGTTCGCGAGCGTGCTCGTCGCCGGTGCGGCGACCGGGTCGTTCGGCGACCCCGACCGGAAATCCCCGCTCCCGTCGCCGCGTTCGACGCCGGCCGCCCACCACAAGGACGTCGCCGCGGCGGCGGCCGAGGCGATGGCCGACGGCAAGTCGCCCATGGAGGCGGCCGAGCGGGCCGTCAGCCGCAGCGGCGACCGCTGGGGCGCCGTCTACTCCCAGGGCGACTACGAGGAGTTCGAGGAGGCCCTCGACGGCCAGTACACCGGCGTCGGGCTGTGGGCCCGGCGCGAGCGTGACGGCCGGATCGAGGTGACCCGGGTGCAGAGCGCGTCGCCCGCGGCGGCCGCCGGCATCCGCGAGGGCGACCGGCTGCGCAGCGTCGACGGCGAGGACGTCGACGGCAGGCCCGTCACCGAGGTGGTCTCCTTACTGCGCGGGGACGCGGACGACGCGGCGGCCGGCACGGAGGTCCGCCTCGGGCTGGAGCGCGGCACGCGCGCGTGGAGCCAGACCCTGCGCCGGGCCAGGCTGTCCACGGACTCCGTGACCGTGCACAAGCTCCCCGGCGGCGTCACCCTGATCAAGGTCGCCGCCTTCACCAAGGGCGCGGGCGACGCCGTGCGGGCCGCCGTCGAGCGGACGCCCCGGCGCGCCGGGATCGTCCTCGACCTGCGCGGCAACTCCGGCGGACTGGTCAACGAGGCCGTCACCACAGCCTCCGCCTTCCTCGACGGCGGCCTCGTCGCCACGTACGACGTCAACGGCGACCAGCGCGCCCTGCACGCCGCGCCGGGCGGCGACACCACCAGGCCCCTGGTCGCGCTCGTCGACGGGGGCACGATGAGCGCGGCGGAACTGCTCACCGGCGCCCTCCAGGACCGGGGCCGCGCGGTCGTGGTGGGCACCAGGACCTTCGGCAAGGGCTCGGTCCAGATGCCGCGGGCCCTCCCCGGCGGCTCCGTCGCCGAGCTGACCGTCGGGCACTACCGCACCCCCTCCGGCCACGGCGTCGACGGGCGGGGCATCACGCCCGACCTGGAGGCCGACACGAGCGCCGTGCAACGCGCGGAGACCGTGCTCAGCGGTCTGGGGGACCCCTCGTAG
- the prfB gene encoding peptide chain release factor 2 gives MAVVDVSEELKSLSSTMESIEAVLDLDKLRADVAVLEEQAAAPSLWDDPDEAQKITSKLSHLQAEVRKAEALRGRIDDLSVLFEMAEEEDDPDTRAEAESELAAVRKALDEMEVRTLLSGEYDSREAVVTIRAEAGGVDASDFTEKLQRMYLRWAERHGYKTELYETSYAEEAGIKSTTFAVHVPYAYGTLSVEQGTHRLVRISPFDNQGRRQTSFAGVEILPVVEQTDHIEIDESELRVDVYRSSGPGGQGVNTTDSAVRLTHLPTGIVVSCQNERSQIQNKASAMNVLQAKLLERRRQEEQAKMDALKGDGGNSWGNQMRSYVLHPYQMVKDLRTDFEVGNPESVFNGEIDGFLEAGIRWRKQQEK, from the coding sequence GTGGCAGTCGTCGATGTATCCGAAGAGCTCAAGTCCCTCTCCTCGACCATGGAGTCGATCGAGGCCGTCCTGGACCTCGACAAGCTGAGGGCAGATGTCGCCGTGCTCGAGGAGCAGGCGGCCGCGCCGTCCCTGTGGGACGACCCGGACGAGGCGCAGAAGATCACCAGCAAGCTGAGCCACCTCCAGGCGGAGGTCAGGAAGGCCGAGGCGCTGCGCGGGCGGATCGACGATCTGAGCGTGCTCTTCGAGATGGCCGAGGAGGAGGACGACCCGGACACCCGTGCCGAGGCCGAGTCCGAGCTCGCCGCCGTCAGGAAGGCGCTGGACGAGATGGAGGTGCGGACGCTGCTGTCGGGGGAGTACGACTCCCGCGAGGCCGTCGTCACCATCCGCGCCGAGGCCGGCGGCGTCGACGCCTCCGACTTCACCGAGAAGCTGCAGCGCATGTACCTGCGCTGGGCCGAGCGGCACGGCTACAAGACGGAGCTCTACGAGACCTCGTACGCGGAAGAGGCCGGCATCAAGTCGACCACCTTCGCCGTGCACGTCCCGTACGCCTACGGGACGCTCTCCGTGGAGCAGGGCACCCACCGGCTCGTGCGGATCTCGCCCTTCGACAACCAGGGGCGCCGGCAGACGTCGTTCGCCGGTGTCGAGATCCTGCCCGTCGTCGAGCAGACCGATCACATCGAGATCGACGAGTCCGAGCTGCGGGTGGACGTCTACCGTTCGTCGGGCCCCGGCGGCCAGGGCGTCAACACCACCGACTCCGCGGTGCGTCTGACCCACCTGCCGACCGGCATCGTCGTGTCGTGCCAGAACGAGCGGTCGCAGATCCAGAACAAGGCGAGCGCGATGAACGTCCTCCAGGCCAAGCTCCTGGAGCGGCGCCGCCAGGAGGAACAGGCCAAGATGGACGCCCTCAAGGGCGACGGCGGCAACTCCTGGGGCAACCAGATGCGTTCGTACGTGCTGCACCCGTACCAGATGGTCAAGGACCTGCGGACGGACTTCGAGGTGGGTAACCCCGAGTCCGTTTTCAACGGCGAGATCGACGGTTTCCTCGAGGCCGGAATTCGCTGGCGCAAGCAGCAGGAGAAGTGA
- a CDS encoding serine/threonine-protein kinase, with translation MRPVGSKYLLEEPLGRGATGTVWRARQRETAGAEAAVAGQPGETVAIKVLKEELANDADIVMRFLRERSVLLRLTHPNIVRVRDLVVEGDLLALVMDLVEGPDLHRYLRENGPFSPVAAALLTAQVADALAASHADGVVHRDLKPANVLLRQEGGQMHPLLTDFGIARLADSPGLTRTHEFVGTPAYVAPESAEGRPQTSAVDIYGAGILLYELVTGRPPFSGDSALEVLHQHLSAEPRRPSTVPDPLWTVIERCLRKNPDQRPSAENLARALRTVAEGVGVHATSAQIAAAEGVGALLAPDPTPAPVPDTPGAADPTQVLPHGAPGAYDPNGATSVLPHTGAADPTAVMPPVAQNPSGGPGQSGQPEDPHPWQSQLRAARDRNEQTQVQYIDPDQDPLRRRPQRQVSRPQQQGQQPPPGYGYPQQGQPQQYAPQQQYGQQHGQQQQYGQQQQQQYGQQQQQQQSRRAQRQQPQRYAPAPQQQPQPQRYAPAPQQPEAPAPRQSREPRQRSANRMRIPGLGCLKGCLFMIVILFVGGWLVWEFSPLQDWIGSTRSFWGELKHMYGTVSDWVGNLGSGSSGT, from the coding sequence GTGCGGCCGGTAGGGAGCAAGTACCTCCTTGAGGAGCCGCTGGGGCGCGGCGCCACAGGCACCGTCTGGCGAGCCCGCCAGCGGGAGACCGCGGGCGCCGAGGCGGCCGTCGCCGGCCAGCCCGGCGAGACCGTGGCGATCAAGGTCCTGAAGGAAGAGCTCGCCAACGACGCGGACATCGTGATGCGCTTCCTGCGGGAGCGGTCCGTCCTGCTCCGGCTGACCCACCCGAACATCGTGCGGGTCCGCGACCTCGTCGTCGAGGGCGACCTGCTCGCGCTCGTCATGGACCTGGTCGAGGGGCCGGACCTGCACCGCTACCTGCGCGAGAACGGTCCGTTCTCGCCGGTCGCCGCCGCCCTCCTCACCGCCCAGGTCGCCGACGCGCTCGCGGCCAGTCACGCCGACGGTGTCGTGCACCGTGACCTGAAGCCCGCGAACGTCCTGCTCAGGCAGGAGGGCGGGCAGATGCACCCGCTGCTCACGGACTTCGGCATCGCCCGGCTCGCCGACTCCCCCGGCCTGACCCGGACCCACGAGTTCGTCGGCACGCCCGCGTACGTCGCCCCCGAGTCCGCCGAGGGACGTCCGCAGACGTCCGCCGTCGACATCTACGGGGCGGGCATCCTGCTGTACGAGCTGGTCACCGGACGGCCGCCGTTCTCCGGCGACTCCGCCCTCGAAGTGCTGCACCAGCACCTGAGCGCCGAGCCGCGCCGCCCCTCCACCGTGCCCGACCCGCTGTGGACGGTCATAGAACGCTGCCTCCGCAAGAACCCGGACCAGCGGCCCAGCGCCGAGAACCTCGCGCGCGCCCTGCGCACCGTCGCCGAGGGCGTCGGTGTGCACGCCACCTCGGCGCAGATCGCCGCGGCGGAGGGGGTGGGCGCGCTGCTCGCCCCCGACCCGACGCCGGCACCCGTCCCGGACACGCCGGGCGCGGCCGACCCCACCCAGGTCCTCCCGCACGGCGCCCCGGGTGCGTACGACCCGAACGGCGCGACGAGTGTCCTTCCGCACACGGGTGCCGCCGATCCGACCGCCGTCATGCCGCCGGTGGCGCAGAACCCGTCCGGCGGGCCCGGCCAGTCCGGTCAGCCCGAGGACCCGCATCCCTGGCAGAGCCAGCTGCGGGCGGCCCGCGACCGCAACGAACAGACGCAGGTCCAGTACATCGACCCGGACCAGGACCCGCTGCGCCGGCGTCCGCAGCGGCAGGTCTCACGGCCGCAGCAGCAGGGCCAGCAGCCGCCCCCCGGATACGGATACCCGCAGCAGGGGCAGCCCCAGCAGTACGCGCCTCAGCAGCAGTACGGGCAGCAGCACGGACAGCAACAGCAGTACGGGCAGCAGCAACAGCAGCAGTACGGGCAGCAACAGCAGCAACAGCAGTCCCGGCGGGCGCAGCGCCAGCAGCCGCAGCGTTACGCCCCCGCGCCGCAGCAGCAGCCCCAGCCGCAGCGCTACGCCCCCGCGCCGCAGCAGCCCGAGGCGCCCGCCCCGCGGCAGTCGCGCGAGCCGCGGCAGCGCAGCGCCAACCGGATGCGGATCCCCGGGCTGGGCTGCCTCAAGGGCTGTCTGTTCATGATCGTCATCCTGTTCGTCGGCGGATGGCTGGTCTGGGAGTTCAGCCCCCTGCAGGACTGGATCGGCTCGACCAGGTCCTTCTGGGGCGAGCTGAAGCACATGTACGGCACCGTCAGCGACTGGGTCGGGAACCTCGGCTCGGGCTCGTCCGGCACCTGA
- the smpB gene encoding SsrA-binding protein SmpB: MYVPKESQPKQGGGAAKAKDGKRKIVAQNKKARHDYAIIDTYEAGLVLTGTEVKSLRQGRASLTDGFVQIDGNEAWLHNAHIPEYSQGTWTNHTVRRKRKLLLHREEIDKLASKSEETGHTIVPLALYFKDGRAKAEIALARGKKEYDKRQTLREKQDRRESDRAIAAAKRRQRGE; encoded by the coding sequence ATGTACGTACCGAAGGAGTCCCAGCCCAAGCAGGGCGGAGGGGCCGCGAAGGCCAAGGACGGCAAGCGCAAGATCGTCGCGCAGAACAAGAAGGCGCGGCACGACTACGCGATCATCGACACCTACGAGGCCGGCCTGGTGCTCACCGGTACCGAGGTGAAGTCGCTGCGCCAGGGCCGCGCCTCGCTGACGGACGGCTTCGTCCAGATCGACGGGAACGAGGCGTGGCTGCACAACGCCCACATTCCCGAGTACAGCCAGGGCACGTGGACCAACCACACGGTGCGCCGCAAGCGCAAGCTGCTCCTGCACCGCGAGGAGATCGACAAGCTGGCGTCGAAGTCGGAGGAGACGGGTCACACGATCGTGCCCCTCGCCCTGTACTTCAAGGACGGCCGGGCCAAGGCCGAGATCGCGCTCGCCCGGGGCAAGAAGGAGTACGACAAGCGGCAGACCCTGCGTGAGAAGCAGGACCGCCGGGAGTCGGACCGCGCGATCGCCGCCGCGAAGCGGAGGCAGCGCGGCGAGTAG
- the ftsE gene encoding cell division ATP-binding protein FtsE, with protein MIRFDNVSKVYPKQTHPALRDVSLEVERGEFVFLVGSSGSGKSTFLRLILREERCSHGQVHVLGKDLARISNWKVPQMRRQLGTVFQDFRLLPNKTVAENVAFAQEVIGKSRGEIRKSVPQVLDLVGLGGKEDRRPGELSGGEQQRVAIARAFVNRPKLLIADEPTGNLDPQTSVGIMKLLDRINRTGTTVVMATHDQNIVDQMRKRVIELEKGRLVRDQARGVYGYQH; from the coding sequence GTGATCCGATTCGACAATGTCTCCAAGGTCTACCCCAAGCAGACCCACCCCGCTCTCAGGGACGTCTCCCTGGAGGTCGAGCGCGGTGAGTTCGTGTTCCTCGTGGGGTCCTCCGGCTCCGGAAAGTCGACCTTCCTCCGGCTGATCCTCCGCGAGGAGCGGTGCAGCCACGGTCAGGTGCACGTCCTGGGCAAGGACCTCGCGCGCATCTCCAACTGGAAGGTGCCGCAGATGCGGCGCCAGCTGGGGACCGTCTTCCAGGACTTCCGGCTGCTGCCGAACAAGACGGTCGCCGAGAACGTGGCCTTCGCCCAGGAGGTCATCGGCAAGTCCCGCGGCGAGATCCGCAAGTCCGTGCCGCAGGTGCTCGACCTCGTCGGGCTCGGCGGCAAGGAGGACCGCAGACCCGGTGAGCTGTCCGGCGGCGAGCAGCAGCGCGTGGCCATCGCGAGAGCCTTCGTGAACCGGCCCAAGCTCCTCATCGCGGACGAGCCGACCGGCAACCTCGACCCGCAGACCTCCGTCGGCATCATGAAGCTGCTCGACCGCATCAACCGGACGGGCACGACTGTGGTGATGGCGACGCACGACCAGAACATCGTGGACCAGATGCGCAAGCGCGTCATCGAGCTGGAGAAGGGCCGTCTCGTCCGCGACCAGGCGCGCGGCGTCTACGGCTACCAGCACTGA
- a CDS encoding serine/threonine-protein kinase, with protein sequence MARKIGSRYTAHQILGRGSAGTVWLGEGPEGPVAIKLLREDLASDQELVGRFVQERTALLGLDHPHVVAVRDLVVDGNDLALVMDLVRGTDLRTRLDRERRLAPEAAVAIVADVADGLAAAHAAGVVHRDVKPENVLLDMQGPLGPAGAHPALLTDFGVAKLIDSPRRTRATKIIGTPDYLAPEIIEGLPPRAAVDIYALATVLYELLAGFTPFGGGHPGAVLRRHVTETVVPLPGIPEELWQLLVQCLAKAPASRLRASELGARLREQLPLLAGMPPLDVDEPDTEPAEPTAEETTEPAEPASRVRRGAVPLVPGAKPDSNRDTHTSMRVPGPDELAGGARGTARAPRAAGAPRPGSARHRASARRRRITLGAAGVVLVAAVGVGTWIATSGDDGGTPPSDTKNSAPASP encoded by the coding sequence TTGGCACGAAAGATCGGGAGCCGCTACACCGCCCACCAGATTCTGGGGCGGGGGAGCGCCGGTACGGTGTGGCTGGGCGAGGGACCCGAGGGGCCCGTCGCCATCAAGCTGCTGCGCGAGGACCTCGCGTCCGACCAGGAGCTCGTGGGCCGCTTCGTACAGGAGCGCACCGCCCTGCTCGGTCTCGACCATCCCCATGTGGTCGCGGTGCGTGATCTCGTGGTCGACGGCAACGACCTCGCGCTCGTCATGGATCTCGTGCGGGGTACGGACCTGCGCACCCGGCTGGACCGGGAACGGCGGCTGGCGCCGGAGGCCGCGGTCGCGATCGTGGCCGACGTCGCGGACGGACTCGCGGCGGCGCACGCGGCCGGGGTGGTCCACCGGGACGTCAAGCCGGAGAACGTGCTGCTCGACATGCAGGGGCCGCTCGGGCCGGCCGGCGCGCACCCCGCGCTCCTGACGGACTTCGGTGTGGCCAAACTCATCGACTCGCCGCGGCGGACCCGCGCCACGAAGATCATCGGCACGCCGGACTACCTCGCACCCGAGATCATCGAGGGGCTGCCGCCGCGGGCCGCCGTCGACATCTACGCGCTGGCGACGGTCCTGTACGAGCTCCTCGCCGGCTTCACGCCCTTCGGGGGCGGACACCCGGGAGCGGTGCTGCGGCGGCACGTGACCGAGACGGTGGTGCCGCTGCCGGGCATCCCCGAGGAGCTGTGGCAGCTCCTGGTGCAGTGTCTGGCGAAGGCTCCCGCGTCGCGGCTGCGGGCGTCCGAGCTGGGGGCGCGGCTGCGGGAGCAGCTGCCGCTGCTGGCGGGGATGCCGCCGCTGGACGTCGACGAGCCGGACACGGAACCGGCGGAACCGACGGCCGAGGAGACCACGGAGCCGGCCGAGCCCGCGTCGCGGGTACGGCGGGGGGCCGTGCCGCTCGTGCCCGGCGCCAAGCCGGACTCGAACCGGGACACGCACACCTCGATGCGGGTGCCGGGGCCGGACGAGCTGGCCGGCGGGGCGCGGGGGACGGCGCGCGCGCCACGGGCCGCCGGTGCGCCCCGGCCCGGGTCGGCACGGCACCGGGCCTCCGCCAGGCGGCGCCGGATCACGCTGGGAGCCGCGGGAGTGGTGCTCGTCGCCGCGGTGGGGGTGGGGACGTGGATCGCGACCTCGGGGGACGACGGGGGGACGCCGCCGTCCGACACGAAGAACTCGGCGCCGGCTTCTCCCTGA